Proteins encoded by one window of Blautia faecicola:
- a CDS encoding Crp/Fnr family transcriptional regulator produces the protein MEKAYLYQRLPFLKDVKKDRREQFERYFQTAPLWLLDAFTVETLEKGVTFVRENDPADTIYLVAQGIVVATDYRVFGVAYDYMQFKNVYAFGGMEFLMDLEEYKTSLRTVTRCTIVKIPRAVFEKWMYADIHALKYEAKLVGEYLLEQARNERSLLLMQGADRLALLFVDYFEQYGQGGVLWVREGQKSLADKTGFCLKSVNRAVKKLSEQGLIKKQGNQIKINQEQYERMKAQIAEKLDID, from the coding sequence ATGGAAAAAGCATATTTGTACCAGAGGCTACCGTTTTTAAAAGATGTAAAAAAAGACAGAAGGGAGCAGTTTGAACGGTATTTTCAGACTGCTCCTTTGTGGCTTCTGGATGCGTTCACGGTGGAGACACTGGAAAAAGGAGTGACGTTTGTCCGGGAAAATGATCCGGCGGATACGATCTATCTGGTGGCACAGGGGATCGTGGTAGCCACAGACTATCGGGTGTTCGGAGTGGCGTATGATTACATGCAGTTTAAAAATGTGTATGCTTTTGGCGGAATGGAATTTCTGATGGATCTGGAGGAGTATAAGACGTCGCTGCGGACGGTTACGCGGTGCACGATCGTAAAGATTCCAAGGGCAGTGTTTGAAAAATGGATGTATGCGGATATTCATGCCCTCAAATATGAGGCAAAGCTGGTTGGTGAATATCTGTTAGAGCAGGCGCGAAATGAGCGGAGCCTTCTGCTGATGCAGGGAGCGGACCGGCTGGCGCTGCTGTTTGTGGATTATTTTGAGCAGTACGGACAGGGCGGTGTGTTGTGGGTCAGAGAAGGGCAGAAAAGTCTGGCTGACAAGACAGGCTTTTGTCTGAAAAGCGTCAACCGGGCGGTGAAAAAACTTTCTGAACAGGGATTGATCAAAAAACAGGGGAACCAGATCAAAATCAATCAGGAACAGTATGAGAGAATGAAAGCACAGATTGCGGAAAAGCTGGATATTGACTGA
- a CDS encoding zinc dependent phospholipase C family protein, with amino-acid sequence MPTTYTHDKFGKDVYKKLPEHIKAVIRKGKGLYRIGQHGPDIFFYYKPVRLPQSRINKIGPRMHKEPAFGFFQQGIREFEISPSPQLASYLFGFACHFMLDSTCHGYVGRFEKQTGISHAEIETELDRYLMLETGKEPRVYLPASVLDDSEENCRVIARMFPSVTPKQIHRALEGQKMYDKLLTCRNPIKEKIVLGGMHVLGCYDILEGQVMREKANPSCRESTTRLMELYQKALDETPAILENLYQCLYGTGTTLSSRFLRDYH; translated from the coding sequence ATGCCGACAACATATACGCATGACAAGTTTGGAAAAGATGTATACAAGAAATTACCGGAACATATCAAAGCGGTGATCCGAAAGGGAAAGGGACTGTACCGGATCGGTCAGCACGGACCGGATATTTTCTTTTATTACAAACCGGTTCGCCTGCCGCAGAGCCGGATCAATAAGATCGGACCGCGGATGCACAAAGAACCGGCGTTTGGATTCTTCCAGCAAGGAATCCGGGAGTTTGAGATCAGCCCGTCACCGCAGCTGGCATCGTATCTGTTTGGATTTGCCTGCCATTTTATGCTGGACAGCACCTGCCACGGATATGTGGGAAGGTTTGAGAAGCAGACGGGGATCTCTCACGCGGAGATCGAGACAGAACTTGACCGGTATCTGATGCTGGAGACGGGAAAGGAGCCGAGGGTGTATCTTCCGGCGAGTGTCCTGGATGATTCGGAGGAAAACTGCAGGGTGATCGCGCGGATGTTCCCATCGGTGACACCGAAGCAGATTCACCGGGCGCTGGAGGGACAGAAGATGTATGATAAGCTTCTGACCTGCAGGAATCCGATCAAGGAAAAGATCGTGCTTGGCGGCATGCATGTACTGGGATGTTATGATATCCTGGAAGGTCAGGTGATGCGGGAAAAGGCAAATCCTTCATGCAGGGAGTCAACAACACGGCTGATGGAGCTTTATCAGAAGGCACTGGATGAGACACCGGCGATTCTAGAGAATCTGTATCAGTGTCTGTATGGAACGGGAACGACGCTTTCGAGTCGTTTTTTGAGAGATTATCATTAA
- a CDS encoding methylglyoxal synthase, with product MTNEKFIGFTMEKTKHIALVAHDGKKKELVEWCDRNKDVLKNHFLCGTGTTAKLIAEKTGLPVKGYCSGPLGGDQQIGSRIVEGGIDFLVFLWDPLEAQPHDPDVRALLRIAVVYDIPVANNLATADFLLTSKFMEETYERRVENFNVTIQERVKAFQK from the coding sequence ATGACAAATGAGAAGTTTATCGGTTTTACGATGGAGAAGACGAAGCACATTGCGCTGGTTGCTCATGACGGTAAGAAGAAAGAGCTGGTGGAGTGGTGTGACCGGAACAAGGATGTACTGAAGAATCATTTTCTGTGTGGCACGGGTACTACGGCGAAGCTGATCGCGGAGAAGACGGGTCTTCCGGTGAAGGGGTACTGCAGTGGTCCTCTTGGTGGAGATCAGCAGATCGGTTCCCGGATCGTTGAGGGCGGTATCGATTTTCTGGTGTTTTTATGGGATCCGTTAGAGGCACAGCCACACGACCCGGATGTGCGGGCGCTGCTTCGTATCGCGGTGGTTTATGATATTCCGGTTGCGAATAATCTGGCTACGGCGGATTTTCTGCTGACGTCGAAGTTTATGGAGGAGACTTATGAGAGACGAGTGGAGAATTTTAATGTTACGATTCAGGAGAGGGTGAAGGCTTTCCAGAAGTAA
- a CDS encoding SEC-C metal-binding domain-containing protein: protein MGLLKQWRDVAYSQQADKAKLQKFWAEYFVIEKGIYEQLLSNPDEVVRGTVKELADKYKVNVMTMTGFLDGINDSLKVQNPIEEMEEDTEVNLGFDKELLYKNMVDAKADWLYELPMWDEIFTPEKKKTLYMEQKKSGTIIKGAKVGRNDPCPCGSGKKYKFCCGR, encoded by the coding sequence ATGGGATTATTAAAACAGTGGAGAGATGTTGCATACTCTCAGCAGGCAGATAAAGCGAAACTGCAGAAATTCTGGGCAGAATATTTTGTAATTGAAAAAGGGATCTACGAACAGCTGCTTTCCAATCCGGATGAAGTAGTACGTGGAACTGTTAAGGAACTGGCTGATAAATATAAAGTCAATGTTATGACAATGACAGGTTTCTTGGATGGTATTAATGACAGTTTAAAGGTTCAGAACCCGATCGAAGAGATGGAAGAAGATACCGAAGTCAATCTGGGATTTGATAAAGAGCTGCTTTACAAGAACATGGTAGACGCAAAAGCAGACTGGCTGTATGAGCTGCCGATGTGGGATGAGATCTTCACACCGGAGAAGAAGAAAACTCTGTACATGGAACAGAAGAAATCCGGCACGATCATCAAAGGTGCAAAAGTTGGAAGAAACGATCCGTGTCCATGTGGAAGCGGAAAGAAATACAAATTCTGTTGCGGAAGATAA
- a CDS encoding YdcF family protein has protein sequence MGVITILLGMIFILYYIAGVRYAGYRVSGLWIWLVAGLLLAAWGGCRIGCKIAGIPFFVPGAVVVILRVCILAGLGMFFYLEYQIGTGMKAQGVENLDYIIVLGCQVKGTKPSRALKDRLDTAKEYLRANPETIAILSGGQGKLEEISEAECMCRYLVNAGISKERLLMEAKSTTTRQNLRFSRKYMDYQHDEVGIITNNFHVYRGVLLAKRYGYQRVCGIAAPCKSVLLYHYRVREAFALAREMLHKR, from the coding sequence ATGGGAGTTATTACGATCCTGTTGGGAATGATATTTATTTTGTATTACATAGCAGGTGTCCGATACGCCGGTTACCGGGTGTCCGGGTTGTGGATCTGGCTGGTGGCGGGGCTGTTGCTGGCTGCCTGGGGCGGATGTCGGATCGGATGTAAGATTGCCGGTATTCCGTTTTTTGTGCCGGGAGCCGTAGTTGTTATCCTGAGAGTCTGTATCCTGGCTGGTCTTGGAATGTTTTTTTATCTGGAATATCAGATCGGAACCGGGATGAAGGCGCAGGGTGTGGAAAATCTCGATTATATCATCGTGCTGGGATGCCAGGTGAAGGGAACGAAGCCGAGCAGAGCATTAAAAGACCGGCTGGATACCGCAAAAGAGTATCTGCGTGCGAATCCGGAGACGATTGCGATTTTGTCCGGAGGACAGGGAAAACTGGAAGAAATCTCGGAGGCGGAGTGCATGTGCCGGTATCTGGTAAATGCAGGAATCAGCAAAGAGAGGTTATTGATGGAAGCGAAATCCACAACGACCAGACAGAATCTCCGGTTCAGCCGAAAATATATGGATTATCAGCATGATGAGGTGGGTATTATCACCAACAATTTCCATGTATACCGGGGTGTCCTGCTGGCAAAAAGGTATGGATATCAGAGAGTCTGTGGTATCGCAGCACCGTGTAAGAGTGTCCTGCTGTATCACTATCGGGTGCGGGAAGCATTTGCATTGGCAAGGGAAATGTTGCATAAAAGATAA
- a CDS encoding TRAP transporter small permease — translation MKTYKKIMNGVAMVEKLILVLATILIVVLTVGNVLSRKLLHQSWSFTEELVVAVFVLITLMAAALAARDGELVNLSLVPDRLSAKGQKVLMVINTVLSVAFTVVLFKYGLDKVITQLENGKRTFVLNWPEWIFWSFVPIGAACMALHMIEYFVDYCVKSKKDKEGQEK, via the coding sequence ATGAAAACGTACAAAAAAATCATGAACGGCGTAGCTATGGTGGAAAAGCTGATTCTTGTCCTGGCTACGATCCTGATTGTGGTGCTTACTGTGGGCAATGTATTATCCCGTAAGCTCCTTCACCAGTCCTGGTCATTTACCGAAGAACTTGTCGTTGCGGTATTTGTACTGATCACGCTGATGGCTGCTGCTTTGGCCGCACGTGACGGGGAGCTGGTTAATCTGTCACTGGTTCCGGACAGACTGTCCGCGAAAGGACAGAAGGTACTGATGGTGATCAACACAGTTCTGAGTGTTGCATTTACTGTAGTGCTGTTTAAATATGGTCTGGACAAGGTTATCACTCAGTTAGAGAACGGAAAGAGAACGTTCGTACTGAACTGGCCGGAATGGATCTTCTGGTCTTTCGTGCCGATCGGAGCAGCCTGCATGGCACTTCATATGATTGAATATTTTGTTGACTATTGTGTAAAGAGCAAAAAAGATAAGGAGGGACAGGAAAAATGA
- a CDS encoding TRAP transporter large permease subunit: MISAVLFVSFFVFLILGIPIGICLGLSSICAILYSGTSLTIVATNMYSGISKFLLLAIPFFVLSGNIMAKAGISKRLIRFVDTCVGHTRGGIAIVCVIVACFFGAISGSGPATVAALGMVLIPAMIERGGFSAPFSTALMATSSSIAIVIPPSIAFVVYASITGVSIADMFTAGIVPGILMGVALVIVVMLEARKHNIQPTQKKASAKERWDAFKDAFWGFLMPVIILGGIYGSIFTPTEAAAVSVVYGLFVGLFIYKDIKIKDLWDLMVDSAKTTGGIMLIVASASLFSFVCTKFGIAQAASDLLGSVAHNQFVFLLIVNVIFLIAGCFIDANSAMYIFIPIMLPVCKALGYDVVAFGIVATVNLAIGQVTPPVGVNLFVAISVKLKKGMEVTIQQISKAVMPMIGASVVVLLLITYIPGISTFLPKALAGENGAYSGTVTASSDSADDAQDSTGGSEDSYNDIADYSDLGWEEQTWNFTCSTTETSTWAEGGRKFGELMEKATGGKIKVNVYAADQLTNGNQSEGIQALMNGDPVQISMHSNLIYSAFDPRFNVVSLPFLFDSVEDADAKLDGEAGEKLKAILDEYNLHCMGIAENGFRQLTNSRQEVKSVEDMKNLKIRVAGSNLLMECYKRWGADATNMNWSETYTALQQKTVEGQENPLPAIDAASVQEVQPYCSLWDANYDCLFFCINGDIYDSLTPEQQAVVDEAGQKAVDYEREINRAGDDEIMTRWQEENGVTITKNEEMDIDSFKEAVDGIDEWYQKELEDQGYEDAADLIAAFTSNAGSASAGTYDVEDHSDLGWTEQTWNFTCSTTETSTWAEGGRKFGELVEKATGGKIKVNVYAADQLTNGNQSEGIQALIDGDPVQISMHSNLIYSAFDPRFNVVSLPFLFDSVEDADAKLDGEAGEKLKAILDEYGLHCMGIAENGFRQLTNSRQEVRSVEDMKNLKIRVAGSNLLMECYKRWGADATNMNWSETYTALQQKTVEGQENPLPAIDAASVQEVQPYCSLWNANYDCLFFCINADIYNSLTPEQQEVIDECGKLATDYEREINRAGDDEIMSRWQNENGVTITKKEDMDIDSFKNAVDGIDEWYQKELENQGYDDAKELIAAFQ; the protein is encoded by the coding sequence ATGATCAGTGCGGTATTATTTGTTTCGTTTTTTGTATTCCTGATCCTTGGAATCCCGATCGGTATCTGCCTGGGATTATCATCGATCTGTGCGATCCTGTACTCCGGTACTTCACTGACGATCGTGGCAACCAACATGTATTCCGGTATCAGCAAATTCCTGTTGCTGGCAATCCCGTTCTTCGTATTGTCCGGTAACATCATGGCAAAAGCCGGTATTTCCAAACGACTGATCCGTTTCGTTGATACCTGCGTGGGACACACCAGAGGTGGTATCGCAATCGTGTGTGTTATCGTAGCCTGCTTCTTTGGAGCAATCTCCGGTTCCGGTCCGGCAACCGTTGCCGCACTGGGTATGGTACTGATCCCGGCGATGATCGAGCGTGGCGGATTTTCCGCACCGTTTTCCACGGCACTGATGGCGACTTCGAGTTCGATCGCGATCGTCATTCCGCCGAGTATCGCATTTGTCGTATATGCGTCTATCACAGGCGTATCCATCGCAGATATGTTTACCGCAGGTATCGTTCCTGGTATCCTGATGGGTGTGGCTCTGGTGATCGTTGTTATGCTGGAGGCAAGAAAACACAACATCCAGCCGACACAGAAAAAAGCAAGTGCCAAAGAGAGATGGGATGCGTTCAAAGATGCATTCTGGGGCTTCCTGATGCCGGTTATCATCCTTGGCGGTATCTACGGAAGTATTTTCACACCGACCGAGGCAGCAGCCGTATCCGTTGTATACGGTCTGTTTGTAGGATTATTTATCTATAAAGATATCAAGATCAAAGATCTGTGGGATCTGATGGTAGATTCTGCGAAGACCACCGGTGGTATCATGCTGATCGTGGCAAGTGCCTCCCTGTTCTCCTTCGTATGTACCAAATTCGGTATCGCACAGGCAGCTTCCGATCTGCTTGGAAGCGTAGCGCATAACCAGTTTGTATTCCTTCTGATCGTCAATGTGATCTTCCTGATCGCAGGATGCTTTATTGATGCAAACTCTGCCATGTACATCTTTATCCCGATCATGCTGCCGGTATGTAAGGCACTGGGATACGATGTCGTAGCATTTGGTATCGTGGCAACGGTCAACCTGGCCATCGGACAGGTAACTCCTCCGGTAGGTGTCAACCTGTTTGTTGCGATTTCTGTCAAATTGAAAAAAGGAATGGAAGTTACCATTCAGCAGATTTCCAAGGCTGTTATGCCGATGATCGGAGCGTCTGTGGTTGTACTGTTACTGATCACCTATATTCCCGGAATTTCGACCTTCCTGCCGAAAGCACTGGCCGGAGAAAATGGTGCTTACAGCGGAACGGTAACGGCTTCTTCTGACAGTGCAGACGATGCACAAGACAGCACCGGTGGTTCCGAAGATTCCTATAATGATATCGCAGATTACAGTGATCTTGGCTGGGAAGAGCAGACCTGGAACTTCACCTGTTCCACCACAGAAACCAGTACCTGGGCAGAAGGTGGAAGAAAATTCGGAGAACTGATGGAGAAGGCAACCGGCGGTAAGATCAAAGTCAATGTTTATGCAGCCGATCAGCTGACAAACGGAAACCAGTCCGAAGGTATTCAGGCACTGATGAACGGAGATCCGGTACAGATTTCCATGCACAGCAACCTGATCTACTCTGCATTTGATCCGAGATTTAACGTAGTATCTTTACCGTTCCTGTTTGATTCTGTAGAAGATGCAGATGCGAAACTCGACGGAGAAGCAGGAGAAAAACTGAAAGCAATCCTGGATGAATACAATCTGCACTGCATGGGTATTGCAGAAAACGGATTCCGTCAGCTGACCAACAGCAGACAGGAAGTAAAATCCGTCGAAGATATGAAGAACCTGAAGATCCGTGTGGCAGGAAGTAACCTGCTGATGGAATGCTACAAGAGATGGGGCGCAGATGCGACCAACATGAACTGGTCCGAAACCTACACCGCACTGCAGCAGAAGACCGTAGAGGGCCAGGAAAATCCGCTGCCGGCAATCGATGCAGCAAGTGTACAGGAAGTACAGCCGTACTGTTCACTGTGGGATGCCAACTATGACTGTCTGTTCTTCTGTATCAACGGAGATATCTACGACAGCCTGACACCGGAACAGCAGGCCGTTGTTGATGAAGCCGGACAGAAAGCGGTAGATTATGAACGTGAGATCAACCGTGCCGGAGATGATGAGATCATGACTCGCTGGCAGGAAGAAAATGGCGTGACGATCACAAAGAATGAAGAGATGGATATCGACTCCTTCAAGGAAGCAGTAGATGGTATCGATGAGTGGTATCAGAAAGAGCTGGAAGATCAGGGATATGAGGATGCCGCAGATCTGATCGCTGCATTTACCAGCAATGCGGGAAGTGCTTCTGCCGGAACGTATGATGTGGAAGATCACAGTGATCTGGGTTGGACAGAGCAGACCTGGAACTTCACCTGCTCTACCACAGAAACCAGTACCTGGGCAGAAGGCGGAAGAAAATTCGGTGAACTGGTAGAAAAAGCGACAGGCGGTAAAATTAAAGTCAATGTTTATGCAGCAGATCAGCTGACCAACGGAAACCAGTCGGAAGGTATTCAGGCTCTGATCGATGGAGATCCGGTACAGATTTCCATGCACAGCAACCTGATCTATTCTGCTTTTGACCCGAGATTTAATGTGGTATCCTTACCGTTCCTGTTTGATTCTGTAGAAGATGCCGATGCAAAGCTTGACGGAGAGGCAGGAGAAAAACTGAAAGCAATCCTGGATGAATATGGACTGCATTGTATGGGAATTGCAGAAAATGGCTTCCGCCAGCTGACCAACAGCAGACAGGAAGTCAGATCCGTAGAAGATATGAAAAACCTGAAGATTCGTGTGGCAGGAAGTAACCTGCTGATGGAGTGTTATAAGAGATGGGGCGCAGATGCGACCAACATGAACTGGTCCGAAACTTATACGGCCCTGCAGCAGAAAACCGTAGAAGGACAGGAGAATCCGCTGCCGGCCATCGATGCAGCCAGTGTGCAGGAAGTACAGCCATATTGTTCTCTGTGGAACGCCAACTATGACTGCCTGTTCTTCTGCATCAACGCAGACATCTACAACAGCCTGACACCGGAACAGCAGGAAGTCATCGATGAGTGCGGAAAACTCGCTACCGACTATGAACGTGAGATCAACCGCGCCGGAGATGACGAGATTATGAGCCGCTGGCAGAATGAAAATGGTGTAACCATTACAAAGAAGGAAGATATGGATATCGATTCCTTCAAGAATGCCGTAGACGGAATCGATGAGTGGTATCAGAAAGAACTGGAAAACCAGGGATACGATGATGCCAAAGAACTGATTGCTGCATTTCAGTAA
- a CDS encoding DUF3878 family protein gives MNLQGDKIVKKEDSMLLSDPFEKLKLLLDQGEFELLEDEEEKNKGNRYRLVYLMNDAVESFLVLENGRMTGEYQREYDGEIEAELREYEGTETFRETTEGRKKKYVLTVHQGESVCTLLFTGLKEEVSLYNYGEIGHFWVKGYEYLRQLEYTFAILRDKREYLGDRYCNRREQKLAALADFPPLNYTCYPAISKEYLVERDDAWRPTGQALAVMEELLKEVGDKQLLRLVRLYAMFPVKILTRYIAMQLHRSKHKKVAQVLLQQVRQAAKAYPERKFSGKEEKQFREQRKRAQDYAKEWEAKGYRTDIFREEPFVASRDSIEGKYYVMIWKKGFRNQKAKIEEIL, from the coding sequence ATGAATCTGCAAGGAGATAAGATTGTGAAAAAAGAGGACAGTATGTTGTTATCAGATCCTTTTGAAAAATTAAAACTGTTGCTGGATCAGGGAGAATTTGAACTTCTGGAAGATGAGGAAGAGAAAAATAAAGGAAATCGATACCGTCTGGTGTATCTGATGAATGATGCTGTGGAGAGTTTTCTTGTTCTGGAAAACGGTCGTATGACCGGGGAATATCAGCGAGAGTATGACGGTGAGATCGAGGCAGAACTGCGGGAATATGAGGGAACAGAAACATTTCGGGAGACAACGGAAGGCAGAAAGAAAAAATATGTTCTGACAGTCCATCAGGGAGAATCTGTCTGTACGTTACTGTTTACAGGATTAAAAGAAGAAGTTTCTTTGTACAATTATGGCGAAATCGGTCATTTTTGGGTAAAAGGGTATGAATACCTGCGTCAGCTGGAGTACACCTTTGCCATTCTCCGGGATAAACGGGAGTATCTGGGTGACAGATATTGCAACAGGCGCGAACAGAAGCTTGCGGCGCTGGCGGATTTTCCACCGTTGAATTACACCTGTTATCCGGCAATCAGCAAAGAATATCTTGTAGAACGGGACGATGCGTGGCGTCCGACCGGACAGGCGCTGGCTGTGATGGAAGAACTTCTGAAAGAAGTCGGCGATAAACAGCTGTTACGGCTGGTGCGTCTGTATGCGATGTTTCCGGTGAAAATACTGACAAGATATATCGCCATGCAGCTTCACAGAAGCAAACACAAAAAAGTGGCGCAAGTCCTGTTGCAGCAGGTACGGCAGGCGGCAAAAGCCTATCCGGAACGAAAATTCTCCGGAAAAGAAGAAAAACAGTTCCGGGAGCAGAGAAAACGAGCACAGGACTATGCGAAAGAGTGGGAAGCAAAAGGATACCGGACAGATATTTTTCGGGAGGAACCGTTTGTAGCATCGAGAGATTCGATTGAAGGAAAATATTATGTAATGATCTGGAAAAAAGGCTTCCGGAACCAGAAGGCGAAGATTGAAGAAATCCTGTAA
- a CDS encoding class I SAM-dependent rRNA methyltransferase: protein MSYAVVTLKKGEGRTLKAGGAWVFDNEIESITGGFTNGSIVLVHDFDGYPMGRGFINQNSKIRVRMMTRDVHQEINEAFLRMRVKNAWEYRKTTVDTSSCRLIFGEADFLPGLTVDKYEDVLVVECLALGMEAFKETIVKLLKEVLAEDGVIIRGVFERSDANERKKEGLPKVKGWIGEPYKTEVEIVENGVHYLVDVENGQKTGFFLDQKYNRLAMQRICKGKRVLDCFTHMGTFALNAGIAGATEVTGLDISDYAVSQATENAKRNGLEDRVIFRCANVFDELPRLAEAGEKYDVVILDPPAFTKSRQATKNAIKGYREINIKGLKLVKDGGYLATCSCSHFMTQELLAKTVREAARSAHKRLRQVEFRTQSPDHPILWAADESYYLKFFIFQVVDEK from the coding sequence ATGAGTTACGCAGTAGTTACACTGAAAAAAGGCGAAGGGCGTACCCTGAAAGCGGGCGGTGCCTGGGTATTTGATAATGAGATCGAGAGTATTACCGGAGGATTTACCAACGGTTCCATCGTGCTGGTGCACGATTTTGACGGCTACCCGATGGGACGCGGATTTATCAATCAGAATTCCAAGATCCGGGTTCGTATGATGACCAGAGACGTTCATCAGGAGATCAACGAAGCATTTTTAAGAATGCGTGTAAAAAATGCATGGGAATACCGGAAGACCACCGTGGATACTTCTTCCTGCCGTCTGATCTTCGGCGAGGCGGATTTCCTTCCGGGACTGACCGTAGATAAATATGAAGATGTGCTGGTGGTGGAGTGTCTGGCACTCGGCATGGAAGCGTTCAAGGAAACCATCGTGAAACTGTTAAAAGAAGTACTGGCGGAAGATGGCGTGATCATCCGCGGTGTCTTCGAGAGAAGCGATGCCAATGAGCGGAAAAAAGAGGGGCTTCCGAAAGTGAAAGGATGGATCGGCGAGCCGTATAAGACGGAAGTGGAGATCGTGGAAAACGGAGTACATTATCTGGTAGATGTGGAGAATGGTCAGAAAACCGGATTTTTCCTGGATCAGAAATACAACCGTCTGGCGATGCAGCGCATCTGCAAGGGAAAACGGGTGCTGGACTGCTTTACCCATATGGGAACGTTCGCCCTGAACGCCGGAATCGCCGGAGCCACAGAGGTAACCGGACTGGATATCTCTGATTATGCAGTCTCCCAGGCAACGGAAAATGCGAAAAGAAACGGACTGGAAGACCGGGTCATCTTCCGTTGTGCGAATGTCTTTGATGAACTTCCGCGCCTGGCGGAAGCGGGAGAGAAATACGATGTCGTGATCCTGGATCCTCCTGCATTTACCAAATCCCGTCAGGCAACTAAAAATGCCATCAAAGGCTATCGCGAGATTAATATCAAGGGACTGAAACTGGTCAAAGACGGCGGCTACCTTGCCACCTGTTCCTGTTCCCATTTCATGACGCAGGAACTCCTTGCAAAAACCGTCCGGGAAGCAGCAAGAAGTGCCCACAAACGCCTCCGCCAGGTAGAATTCCGCACGCAGTCCCCGGATCATCCGATCCTGTGGGCGGCAGATGAGTCGTATTATTTAAAATTTTTTATTTTCCAGGTCGTTGACGAAAAGTAA
- a CDS encoding sulfite exporter TauE/SafE family protein gives MYLWMLAVVVAYFIKGLCGFANTLVFTAILSFGSVNANISPIDLLLGYPANVILTWENRKNLDPKVYIPLAVLVLAGSIPGAFLLKNVDARAIKLVFGVVVVALGAEMLSREYSKKRVPSSRLVLAIIGVVAGVLCGLFGVGALLAAYVNRVTDEDSSFKANISAVFIVDNTFRIILYSALGLLTFDTVLSVLKLIPFALLGLFLGIKCSNHMDGKNVKKITSVLLVLSGISLILKNL, from the coding sequence ATGTATTTATGGATGCTTGCGGTAGTCGTCGCTTATTTTATCAAAGGTTTGTGTGGCTTTGCCAACACGCTGGTATTTACAGCAATTCTCAGTTTTGGATCGGTAAATGCCAATATTTCTCCAATTGATCTGCTGTTGGGTTATCCGGCCAATGTGATTCTTACCTGGGAAAACCGAAAAAATCTGGATCCGAAAGTGTATATCCCGTTGGCAGTCCTGGTACTGGCAGGCAGTATTCCCGGAGCATTTCTGCTGAAAAATGTGGATGCCAGAGCGATCAAGCTGGTATTTGGAGTGGTAGTAGTCGCACTGGGTGCGGAGATGCTTTCCAGAGAGTACAGCAAAAAACGTGTACCTTCCTCCCGGCTGGTGCTGGCGATCATCGGTGTGGTAGCCGGGGTTTTGTGCGGGCTCTTTGGTGTGGGCGCTTTGCTGGCCGCTTACGTCAATCGCGTGACGGACGAGGACAGCTCATTTAAGGCAAATATCAGCGCGGTCTTTATTGTGGACAACACATTTCGCATTATTTTATACAGTGCACTTGGATTACTTACGTTTGATACGGTTCTGTCCGTCTTGAAACTGATTCCGTTTGCACTTTTGGGGCTGTTTTTGGGAATCAAATGCAGCAATCATATGGATGGAAAAAATGTTAAGAAGATTACATCGGTATTGCTGGTACTGTCCGGTATTTCGCTGATTTTGAAAAATCTTTAA
- a CDS encoding sugar O-acetyltransferase, with product MYYESSDFLETADSDTLKQIARTRELTREYYFSDYGDVEKRTSILRELLGGIGENVVIDTPFHCDYGKNIFLGNDVIINMNCTFVDNKTIRIGDRVLIASNVQMYTSSHPVLPQERLVPNWQERKTTFFRTYARPIEIKNNVWIGGGCILLPGVTIGENSVIGAGSVVTRPIPPNCVAVGNPCRVIRYFDADRER from the coding sequence ATGTATTACGAATCCAGTGATTTTTTGGAAACTGCGGACAGCGATACATTAAAGCAGATTGCCCGCACAAGGGAATTAACACGGGAATATTATTTTTCTGATTATGGAGATGTAGAAAAACGCACTTCCATTCTTCGGGAACTGTTGGGTGGAATAGGGGAAAATGTGGTAATCGACACGCCTTTTCACTGTGATTATGGGAAAAATATATTTTTGGGAAATGATGTGATAATCAATATGAATTGTACCTTTGTGGATAACAAAACGATCCGAATTGGTGACAGGGTATTGATCGCGTCAAATGTGCAGATGTATACATCTTCGCACCCTGTATTGCCACAGGAAAGGCTTGTGCCGAATTGGCAGGAACGCAAGACAACATTTTTCAGAACCTATGCACGTCCGATAGAGATAAAAAACAATGTCTGGATTGGCGGCGGCTGTATTCTTCTTCCCGGAGTCACTATAGGAGAAAACAGCGTGATAGGGGCTGGAAGCGTAGTTACCCGCCCTATCCCTCCTAATTGTGTTGCAGTAGGGAATCCATGCAGGGTAATACGTTATTTTGATGCGGATAGGGAAAGGTAG